The Metabacillus schmidteae genome has a segment encoding these proteins:
- a CDS encoding DNA alkylation repair protein — protein MDIETVMQELESLGKERTKKTYIRNGAQEPVFGVATGAMKPLAKKIGKNQPLAEQLYATGNYDAMYFAGIIAEPAKMTEEDFERWIDSAYFYMISDYVVAVTLAETDIAQAVSDKWIASGEELKMSAGWSCYCWLLGNRPDSEFNEDKLAKMLDQVEKTICDSPDRTKSAMNSFIYTVGISYLPLHQKAVETAKAIGQVEIGRDKKNSSILRASETIQKEIDRGKIGFKRKYVRC, from the coding sequence ATGGATATTGAAACAGTTATGCAAGAGCTGGAATCGCTAGGCAAGGAAAGAACGAAAAAAACGTATATAAGAAATGGCGCACAAGAGCCTGTATTTGGTGTGGCTACGGGTGCAATGAAGCCACTTGCAAAGAAAATCGGAAAGAACCAACCATTAGCAGAACAACTTTACGCCACTGGCAACTATGATGCCATGTATTTTGCAGGTATCATTGCGGAGCCAGCGAAAATGACTGAGGAAGATTTCGAGCGTTGGATAGATTCGGCGTATTTTTATATGATATCTGATTATGTTGTGGCAGTGACTTTGGCTGAAACTGATATTGCACAAGCTGTTAGTGATAAATGGATAGCGAGCGGTGAAGAACTTAAAATGTCAGCAGGTTGGAGCTGTTATTGCTGGCTCTTGGGTAATCGCCCTGACTCCGAATTTAATGAAGACAAGCTTGCTAAGATGCTTGATCAGGTGGAAAAAACGATTTGCGATTCTCCTGATCGTACAAAATCTGCCATGAATAGCTTTATCTATACTGTTGGAATTTCATATTTGCCGTTACATCAAAAGGCAGTGGAAACTGCTAAAGCAATAGGCCAAGTTGAAATTGGACGTGACAAGAAGAATAGTAGCATACTTCGTGCTTCCGAAACAATTCAAAAGGAAATAGATCGAGGGAAAATTGGTTTTAAACGCAAGTATGTTAGGTGTTAG
- a CDS encoding spore germination protein, producing MFKKFRFHRKKKQLKVTAPDTEPGAKGKDEKFELNVENNINRLRMLFDVNDDVVFREFVAFIDKPVKVFICYFSTIANSEYINEFVVKPLQERNFINNQVILPQDNILEMVKNNVLDVGSLSENTTLQSVADQILSGKAALFIDGSDTALIIEAQGYAKRNVTEPDTESVVRGPREGFTEDIEVNTGLIRRKIVNSKLIFEKFTIGKQTHTKIRIAYIEGIANRKVVQEVKTRLQDIDIDSILESGYIEQLIEDHPTSIFPTVGNSEKPDIIAARLLEGKVAILCDGTPFVLSVPYMFIENFQISEDYYSRPYFASAIRLLRLLSLFLTVTIPAFYVALTSYHHAMIPTVLLTSMAAAEETVPFPVLIETLLIGIAFEILREAGVRLPRPVGSAISIVGALIIGEGAVQAGLVSAPMVIAMALTGISSFIVPAINDAVVLSRLFFVLLAGVLGLYGVLIGFLIILAHMCSLRSFGTPYLAPHAPIILREWKDTLIRAPLWKMNQRPQSITWEHETKRQGSHQKPQPPDNGSEES from the coding sequence GTGTTTAAAAAATTTCGTTTCCATCGAAAGAAAAAACAACTAAAGGTTACAGCACCCGATACCGAGCCGGGTGCGAAAGGTAAGGATGAAAAGTTTGAGTTAAATGTTGAGAACAATATCAATCGGTTAAGAATGCTATTCGATGTTAATGATGATGTTGTATTCAGAGAGTTTGTAGCTTTTATTGATAAACCTGTAAAGGTCTTTATTTGTTACTTTTCTACTATAGCAAATAGTGAATATATAAATGAGTTTGTTGTTAAACCCTTACAAGAACGGAACTTTATCAATAATCAGGTGATTTTACCGCAAGATAACATTCTTGAAATGGTAAAAAATAATGTCTTAGATGTTGGGAGTCTTTCGGAAAATACAACATTACAGTCTGTAGCTGATCAAATATTATCAGGTAAGGCTGCTTTATTTATAGATGGTTCAGATACTGCCCTTATCATTGAAGCGCAAGGGTATGCAAAGAGAAATGTCACTGAACCTGATACAGAGTCAGTGGTAAGAGGTCCTAGAGAAGGTTTTACTGAAGATATTGAAGTGAATACAGGGTTAATTCGTAGAAAAATTGTTAATTCGAAACTTATATTTGAAAAGTTTACAATTGGTAAACAAACTCATACGAAAATACGAATTGCATATATTGAGGGAATAGCAAATAGAAAAGTTGTCCAAGAAGTAAAAACGAGATTGCAGGATATTGATATAGATTCTATTTTAGAGTCTGGATATATTGAACAATTGATTGAGGACCATCCTACTTCTATTTTTCCTACCGTAGGTAATAGTGAAAAACCTGATATTATCGCTGCTAGGTTATTAGAAGGGAAAGTAGCTATTTTATGTGACGGTACCCCATTTGTTTTATCTGTTCCTTACATGTTTATTGAAAATTTTCAAATTAGTGAAGATTATTATTCGCGGCCATATTTTGCATCTGCGATTCGGTTATTAAGGTTGCTTTCATTGTTTTTGACCGTTACAATACCGGCATTTTATGTTGCGCTTACAAGCTATCATCATGCAATGATTCCAACTGTTTTGTTAACATCTATGGCTGCGGCAGAAGAAACAGTTCCATTTCCCGTTCTAATTGAAACATTATTAATTGGTATAGCATTTGAAATTCTTAGAGAAGCAGGGGTTCGTTTACCAAGACCAGTCGGTTCGGCCATCTCGATAGTTGGTGCATTAATCATTGGGGAAGGAGCTGTACAAGCTGGACTTGTTAGTGCACCCATGGTAATTGCCATGGCTTTAACTGGTATTTCCAGTTTTATAGTACCCGCAATAAATGATGCTGTTGTATTATCGAGGTTATTTTTTGTTTTACTTGCAGGGGTTCTTGGTTTATACGGAGTATTAATCGGGTTTTTAATTATCCTGGCACATATGTGTTCATTACGTTCATTTGGTACACCATATTTAGCGCCACATGCCCCAATTATCTTAAGGGAATGGAAAGATACCTTGATAAGAGCCCCACTTTGGAAAATGAATCAAAGACCACAATCAATAACATGGGAGCATGAAACAAAACGCCAAGGTAGTCATCAAAAGCCACAACCTCCCGATAATGGAAGTGAAGAAAGTTGA
- a CDS encoding Ger(x)C family spore germination protein, whose translation MKRVIVVFFSLCLLSGCWDRRELKELGIVSAMGIDRNPDTGEILFTSQVVNPSVLKPEGGSGSPVKIITSTGDTVYKAIRNVNQEFDRNNFYAHNKVIVIGEQLAKEGILPILDAITRGKESRGYVWICIAKGMQASTILNQNQQGIEQVPANYLESLHENQKLNFDVTVIQLNDFYKKSLSLGTNPVIGVLEMSENPSSNGSKTETVQQVKLTGGAVVKGDKLVGYLNEKEARGYNWIIGEVNSGILTLPSKLEENKLVSVEIRKTKSKIKPDIKGGKISFAIEIKTSAILVEQQGAGTFKTRKEQYDYLNHIEKGLEKLIEEEVLNVVEKAQQDYQTDIFGFGTHLNKKDPKIWKDVKDQWLEDQFQNATVNVKVQADIGARELLKEPLKSKD comes from the coding sequence TTGAAACGTGTTATTGTTGTTTTTTTCAGTTTGTGTTTACTATCTGGCTGTTGGGATCGAAGAGAATTGAAAGAGCTAGGAATTGTTAGTGCAATGGGAATTGATAGAAATCCTGATACCGGAGAAATCCTCTTTACATCTCAAGTTGTGAACCCTTCCGTATTAAAGCCGGAAGGAGGATCAGGATCTCCTGTTAAAATAATCACGTCGACTGGTGATACCGTTTATAAAGCGATAAGAAATGTTAATCAAGAGTTTGATCGTAATAATTTTTACGCTCATAATAAGGTCATCGTTATTGGCGAACAGTTAGCAAAAGAAGGAATCCTCCCTATTCTTGATGCCATTACAAGAGGAAAGGAATCACGAGGATATGTATGGATTTGTATTGCAAAAGGTATGCAAGCGAGTACTATTCTAAATCAAAACCAGCAAGGGATTGAACAAGTACCTGCAAACTATTTAGAGAGCCTACATGAAAATCAAAAGTTAAATTTTGATGTGACAGTCATACAATTGAATGATTTCTATAAAAAGTCATTATCATTAGGTACTAATCCAGTTATTGGGGTTTTAGAAATGTCTGAAAATCCATCATCAAATGGAAGTAAAACTGAGACAGTACAACAAGTGAAACTAACAGGAGGTGCTGTCGTAAAAGGTGACAAATTAGTTGGATATTTAAATGAAAAAGAAGCACGTGGATATAATTGGATAATAGGTGAAGTAAACAGTGGTATTCTTACCCTTCCTTCGAAATTGGAGGAAAACAAACTCGTTTCTGTTGAAATTAGAAAAACGAAATCAAAGATTAAGCCTGATATAAAAGGTGGTAAGATCTCATTTGCTATTGAAATTAAAACATCTGCCATTCTTGTGGAACAGCAAGGTGCTGGAACATTTAAAACTAGAAAAGAACAGTATGATTATTTGAATCACATAGAAAAGGGACTTGAAAAACTCATTGAGGAAGAAGTGTTGAATGTTGTTGAAAAAGCACAACAAGATTATCAGACAGATATTTTTGGATTTGGAACTCACTTGAATAAAAAAGATCCAAAGATATGGAAGGATGTAAAAGACCAATGGTTGGAAGACCAGTTTCAGAACGCAACTGTTAATGTTAAAGTTCAAGCAGATATCGGAGCACGCGAACTTTTAAAAGAGCCATTGAAATCCAAAGATTAA
- a CDS encoding GerAB/ArcD/ProY family transporter encodes MEKITKSQLFSLMLLYEVGSTTLFALGIGAKQDAWIVILIATMISLGLVWIFTELQKQYPDKNLVEILQILLGKWLSVPLILLYALYFFSSASFNFYEFGEIIRTTFLVNTPQLVILGVFMFTSIYMITLGFEVIARTGEILMPVLIIFLFTTYFLASISGALDLQEILPVLENGIKPVLKEVLPVVNFPFGESVVFLLYWHMINKKESIRKIALLVICITGVILILTNLMIITMLGPELAAKAEIPLLRVLFDINIADIVTNLDIIGVIVIFIGGFYKTVLNFYASVLAVSTLFKWTNKKWLTIIMGLGLIVYSVTYFENISFHRWIGFEFNTNYLHGIFGSLPILILMLTWLKSKTNNQKLKR; translated from the coding sequence ATGGAAAAAATCACAAAAAGTCAATTATTTTCTTTAATGTTATTATACGAAGTTGGGAGTACAACTTTGTTTGCATTAGGTATTGGAGCAAAGCAAGATGCTTGGATTGTGATATTAATTGCAACAATGATTAGCTTAGGATTAGTATGGATTTTTACAGAGCTTCAAAAGCAATATCCAGATAAAAACCTAGTAGAAATTTTACAAATTTTATTAGGAAAATGGCTATCTGTTCCCCTTATTCTCCTTTATGCTTTGTACTTTTTTTCAAGTGCAAGTTTTAATTTCTATGAATTTGGCGAAATTATTCGGACGACTTTTCTTGTGAATACACCACAACTAGTGATATTAGGTGTTTTTATGTTTACTTCTATCTATATGATTACTTTGGGATTTGAGGTAATAGCAAGAACAGGTGAGATCTTAATGCCAGTTCTTATCATCTTTTTGTTCACAACCTATTTTTTAGCGAGTATTTCTGGAGCACTTGATCTTCAAGAAATACTTCCTGTTTTAGAGAATGGGATAAAACCTGTATTAAAAGAAGTCTTACCGGTAGTTAATTTTCCATTTGGAGAAAGCGTTGTATTTCTATTATATTGGCATATGATCAATAAAAAGGAATCAATTCGTAAAATTGCATTACTTGTTATTTGTATAACAGGTGTCATTTTAATTCTGACAAATTTGATGATTATTACAATGTTGGGTCCCGAATTAGCTGCAAAAGCTGAGATTCCATTGTTACGCGTCCTATTTGATATTAATATTGCTGACATCGTTACAAATCTAGATATTATTGGGGTTATTGTCATCTTTATTGGAGGCTTTTACAAAACTGTCCTTAACTTTTACGCTTCAGTATTGGCAGTCTCAACGTTATTTAAGTGGACTAATAAGAAGTGGTTGACCATTATAATGGGGTTAGGTCTTATTGTTTATTCAGTCACTTACTTTGAAAATATTTCCTTTCACCGGTGGATCGGCTTCGAATTTAATACAAATTATTTGCACGGCATTTTCGGTTCATTGCCAATTCTCATTTTGATGCTGACTTGGCTAAAATCTAAAACAAATAATCAAAAATTGAAAAGGTGA
- a CDS encoding translocation protein TolB: protein MLFRVLLLFMLNCLLFSTIASAEVPLTAAFIRDHQLWIKTGDQEYQLTKGRFFHSPKWSHDGRFIAYVDGNMKEKSNLFIYDRKEKENYKPYVTIETTDFKWSPISNQLAYTSGGVLNVTKFKDGRPHGFENVSLGVSAFEWFPNGKEFIVSSQANLLPTGWGPVQIFRIPKDANLDNKKMMPFYTIDTKIPDLFAIYVDYFKWSYDGKWVSFIAVPTASWAMDSNTLGVLSKQGTQFQTVGKMLSYEDWVKWSPSANQLAYISGEGRFFVENKNTTIKDMPVSNQQKEYTPKGYVDLDLEWFSSSKIIVARAKENKDWEEGPVPTMFTSLYMIDIKNKDQNQITFPTNREIDEDPQVIGSYLTWIRKRDEESKGNVWVKEGLNGTDHIWIRNVDSAPVFFSNN, encoded by the coding sequence ATGCTATTTAGAGTTTTATTACTATTCATGTTGAACTGCTTACTATTTTCAACGATTGCAAGTGCTGAAGTACCATTAACAGCTGCATTTATTCGTGATCATCAACTTTGGATTAAAACAGGGGATCAAGAATATCAACTTACGAAAGGACGCTTTTTTCACTCTCCAAAATGGTCTCATGATGGTCGGTTTATCGCTTATGTTGACGGTAATATGAAAGAAAAATCAAATTTATTCATTTATGATAGAAAAGAGAAAGAAAACTACAAGCCTTATGTAACGATTGAAACAACAGATTTTAAATGGTCACCAATCAGTAATCAATTAGCCTATACTTCAGGTGGTGTTTTAAATGTTACAAAGTTTAAAGATGGTCGTCCACATGGATTTGAAAATGTCTCTTTAGGTGTTAGTGCTTTTGAATGGTTTCCAAATGGGAAAGAATTTATCGTTTCCTCACAAGCCAATTTATTACCGACAGGTTGGGGACCTGTACAAATTTTTAGAATTCCAAAAGATGCAAATCTCGATAATAAAAAAATGATGCCTTTTTATACAATTGATACAAAAATACCTGACTTATTTGCTATTTATGTTGACTATTTTAAATGGAGCTATGATGGGAAATGGGTTAGTTTTATAGCTGTTCCTACAGCATCCTGGGCAATGGATAGTAATACATTAGGTGTGTTATCAAAACAAGGAACCCAATTTCAAACAGTGGGGAAAATGCTAAGCTATGAAGATTGGGTGAAATGGTCTCCATCTGCCAATCAGTTAGCTTACATTTCGGGTGAAGGTAGATTTTTTGTAGAGAACAAGAACACCACGATCAAAGATATGCCTGTATCTAACCAACAAAAAGAATACACACCTAAGGGCTATGTTGACCTAGATTTGGAGTGGTTCTCTTCAAGTAAGATCATTGTGGCTCGTGCTAAAGAAAACAAAGACTGGGAAGAAGGACCGGTTCCAACGATGTTTACATCCCTTTATATGATCGATATAAAAAATAAAGATCAGAATCAAATAACTTTCCCAACTAATAGAGAGATTGATGAAGATCCGCAGGTGATAGGATCTTATCTAACATGGATTCGTAAAAGAGATGAAGAATCAAAAGGGAATGTTTGGGTAAAAGAAGGGCTCAATGGCACTGATCATATTTGGATAAGAAATGTAGATTCAGCGCCAGTGTTTTTTTCCAATAACTAA
- a CDS encoding SRPBCC family protein, with protein MNKEVTAKMKIHKPTNVVFEAIVDPEKIGKFWFSSSSERWEQGKRVILKYDEYNAEGAINILELKENKKIVFSWGEEHNEETVVTITLKKSDNGSTIVEVAESGFKEEDPEVVNKMMGQKEGWVYMLSCLKCYLENDINNMRASLIH; from the coding sequence ATGAATAAAGAAGTAACAGCAAAAATGAAAATACATAAACCAACTAATGTGGTATTTGAAGCAATAGTAGATCCGGAAAAAATCGGAAAATTTTGGTTTTCTTCTAGTTCTGAAAGATGGGAGCAAGGGAAGAGGGTTATATTAAAATATGATGAATATAACGCTGAAGGAGCAATAAATATATTAGAGCTCAAGGAAAATAAGAAAATTGTTTTTTCTTGGGGTGAGGAACACAATGAAGAAACAGTTGTAACAATCACACTAAAAAAATCTGATAATGGAAGTACAATTGTTGAAGTTGCCGAATCCGGATTTAAAGAAGAAGACCCTGAAGTAGTTAACAAAATGATGGGACAAAAAGAAGGCTGGGTATATATGCTTTCTTGTTTAAAATGCTATCTTGAAAACGATATTAATAACATGAGAGCATCCTTAATCCATTAA
- a CDS encoding VOC family protein: protein MAFQSKNIFINLPVKDVKKATNFFCSLGFEFNAQFTTDDTASMIINDNIFALIMTENRFKEFSKKEIVDTSTSAEAILCLSADSRDQVDELVNKAIASGGKILNDPQDHGFMYGWGFQDLDGHIWEVVYIDESAMNQG from the coding sequence ATGGCATTTCAGTCAAAGAATATCTTTATCAATCTACCAGTGAAAGATGTAAAAAAGGCAACCAACTTCTTCTGTTCGCTAGGTTTTGAATTCAACGCCCAATTCACCACCGACGACACAGCAAGTATGATTATCAATGACAATATCTTTGCCTTGATCATGACTGAGAATCGTTTTAAAGAGTTTAGTAAGAAGGAAATCGTGGACACCAGCACTTCTGCTGAAGCAATTTTATGTTTATCGGCTGATAGTAGAGACCAAGTTGATGAGTTGGTAAATAAGGCAATAGCTTCCGGTGGTAAAATCTTAAATGACCCTCAAGATCATGGATTTATGTATGGATGGGGTTTTCAAGACTTGGACGGTCACATTTGGGAAGTCGTTTATATTGATGAAAGTGCTATGAATCAAGGGTAA
- a CDS encoding MFS transporter, with translation MNTQHWMSRQYFSFFVTWGIFLPYWTGWMINAKGMTISQAGLIMSLGLAVRGISTLFIFPFLSEKLSNKAILNTTAIGTLVALLCCIPANSFTSLLIATLLLHIFYPTLMPALDSTAGVLLQRKQLKNYGKSRLWGSIGFVAAGMTLTFFTGSFGDEVILWALLVGIVIFLILGFLEAPKVLLEKPQKDSAIKSSMIDLFRSKHFGVVLIIVILLQAAHASYYNYGYIYLQEIHAPKYLIGFIINIAVLAEIIFFSIADKLFQKHSVGSLLTLAALGSTIRWIIVFTFPNVILFSFSQLFHACSFAMAHYAFMKYLIKNIPNRQIPKAQGLYSALALSWSTAVFTIFGSYLYEIEPRFAFIGMVLSTIPALALTFFYRRVELKKQEEVAI, from the coding sequence ATGAATACACAACACTGGATGAGCAGACAATATTTTAGTTTTTTTGTAACATGGGGGATCTTTCTTCCATATTGGACAGGATGGATGATTAATGCAAAGGGAATGACGATTTCACAGGCAGGTTTAATCATGAGTTTAGGACTTGCTGTGAGAGGTATTTCTACATTATTTATTTTCCCGTTCCTCTCAGAAAAGCTAAGTAATAAAGCAATTTTAAATACTACGGCAATCGGCACACTTGTTGCTCTTCTTTGCTGTATTCCTGCAAATTCGTTTACAAGCTTACTTATTGCAACCTTGCTATTGCATATTTTTTACCCAACTTTGATGCCTGCTTTAGATAGTACAGCTGGCGTACTTTTGCAACGTAAGCAATTAAAAAACTATGGGAAGAGTAGATTATGGGGCTCCATTGGCTTTGTCGCGGCAGGTATGACCTTAACATTCTTTACCGGCTCTTTTGGTGATGAAGTTATATTATGGGCATTGTTAGTAGGAATAGTAATATTTCTGATTCTTGGTTTTCTGGAAGCTCCCAAAGTTTTATTAGAAAAGCCTCAGAAGGATTCTGCAATAAAAAGTAGTATGATAGATCTGTTTCGCAGCAAGCACTTTGGAGTAGTACTCATCATTGTCATTTTACTGCAAGCTGCCCATGCTTCCTATTACAACTATGGTTATATTTATTTACAAGAAATTCATGCACCAAAATATCTCATCGGCTTTATCATTAACATTGCCGTACTAGCAGAAATCATATTCTTTTCAATCGCAGATAAGCTTTTTCAAAAACATTCAGTAGGCTCCTTACTGACATTAGCGGCATTGGGATCAACAATTCGTTGGATCATTGTGTTCACTTTTCCAAATGTAATTTTGTTTAGTTTTTCACAATTATTCCATGCATGTTCATTCGCGATGGCTCATTATGCTTTTATGAAATACTTAATAAAAAATATCCCAAATAGACAGATTCCAAAAGCACAAGGGTTATACTCAGCATTAGCACTTAGTTGGAGCACGGCCGTATTTACGATTTTCGGTAGCTATTTATACGAAATTGAGCCAAGGTTTGCTTTTATTGGTATGGTTTTAAGCACCATTCCAGCACTTGCTCTCACATTTTTTTATAGAAGGGTTGAACTCAAAAAACAAGAAGAAGTTGCTATATAG
- the yeiL gene encoding transcriptional regulator YeiL has protein sequence MEIYKNEKKQRYMMEHSIAHLFSFPIEEFIEVHEYERDEWMIQEGKRPFYLFYVIEGKAKIYVTHQNGKVSLINFINENDYIGEMELLHEVYYTKGIQASTKTICFAIPFHSCREKLLEDVVFLRELTKFLSMKATKMAAKYSQSLSFPLENRLAEFILQTSDDGIYKEKHVTVCEFLGVSYRHLMHVLAQFCQKGYLHKEGRQYRIIQHHSLYELAEMLWNN, from the coding sequence ATGGAAATTTATAAAAATGAGAAAAAACAAAGATATATGATGGAACATTCTATTGCCCATTTATTTTCTTTCCCAATAGAAGAATTTATTGAAGTCCATGAATATGAACGGGATGAATGGATGATTCAGGAAGGAAAAAGGCCATTTTATTTATTTTATGTTATTGAAGGTAAAGCCAAAATATATGTCACACATCAGAATGGAAAAGTTTCTTTAATTAATTTTATCAATGAAAATGATTACATAGGAGAAATGGAATTATTACATGAAGTCTATTATACAAAAGGGATTCAGGCTTCTACAAAGACAATATGTTTTGCCATTCCTTTTCATAGCTGTCGGGAAAAATTATTAGAAGATGTGGTGTTTTTAAGGGAATTAACAAAATTTTTAAGTATGAAAGCAACAAAAATGGCGGCTAAGTATTCACAAAGTTTATCCTTTCCACTCGAAAATCGATTGGCAGAATTTATCTTGCAAACTTCTGACGATGGTATTTATAAGGAGAAACATGTCACTGTTTGTGAGTTCTTAGGTGTATCCTATCGGCACCTTATGCATGTGTTGGCACAATTTTGCCAAAAAGGATATTTACATAAGGAAGGACGGCAATATCGTATAATTCAGCATCATTCACTTTATGAACTTGCCGAAATGTTGTGGAATAATTAA
- a CDS encoding aldo/keto reductase — protein MGNSIPESTLHDGLRIPVVGLGTYNLKGNQGVQSIQYGVDQLGYRLLDSAYNYENEGTVGEAVRRSSISRDELIITSKLPGRYQEYEKAMIAVHESLYRANLDYYDIYLIHWPNPKQNHYVEAWQALIDAKKQGLIRSIGVCNFLPEHIERLEQETGVKPSLNQIELHPFFNQSELVKWHKKNHVATQSWSPLARANDILEKSSLQQIAESHRKSVSQIILRWHYQLGAISIPKSASPERQLENISIFDFNLEEEEMAMISSLSRPDGRLKNQDPATYEEF, from the coding sequence ATGGGCAATTCAATTCCTGAAAGTACATTACATGATGGGCTAAGGATACCTGTTGTTGGTTTAGGTACATATAATTTAAAAGGTAATCAAGGTGTTCAATCTATCCAATATGGGGTTGATCAATTAGGGTATCGGCTACTTGATTCTGCTTATAATTATGAAAACGAAGGTACAGTGGGGGAAGCGGTTAGACGAAGCTCAATTTCGAGAGATGAATTAATCATTACATCTAAGCTGCCGGGAAGATATCAAGAGTATGAGAAAGCTATGATCGCAGTTCATGAGTCGTTATATCGTGCAAATTTAGATTATTATGATATCTACCTGATTCATTGGCCAAATCCTAAGCAAAATCACTATGTAGAGGCATGGCAGGCTCTAATTGATGCCAAAAAACAAGGTCTTATCCGTTCAATTGGTGTTTGTAATTTTCTGCCTGAGCATATCGAACGTCTTGAACAGGAAACAGGTGTAAAACCAAGTTTAAATCAAATCGAATTACACCCATTTTTTAATCAATCCGAACTAGTAAAATGGCACAAGAAGAATCATGTCGCTACACAGTCTTGGAGTCCATTAGCTCGTGCAAATGATATTTTAGAAAAGAGCTCATTACAACAAATTGCAGAGAGTCATAGAAAGTCTGTTTCACAAATAATATTACGTTGGCATTATCAACTAGGTGCCATTTCCATTCCTAAATCTGCATCACCTGAAAGACAACTTGAAAACATATCTATATTTGATTTTAATCTTGAAGAAGAAGAAATGGCTATGATCTCATCATTGTCTCGACCAGATGGTAGATTAAAAAATCAAGACCCTGCTACATATGAAGAATTTTAA
- the dat gene encoding D-amino-acid transaminase, whose product MKKFLVNDTFIDEKEVQLSIYDRGYQFGDGVYEVIRFYDGKYFKLKEHLIRYIESAEKIDIDTEFDLEQLEMLFNELLEQNSIENGYVYTQLTRGNAPRSHIYNKEELKPQLIAYVEAATRPISLMQSGATAILHEDERWTKCDIKSLNLLGSVLAKTKAHKEGAFEAILHRGDIVTEGSVSNVFVYKNNKLYTSPADNFILNGITRLTILDIAKELGVDVEETSITVDFLLSSDEVFTSATVSEITPIIEIKDKGLIGSGKPGEVTKLIQAKYDEKIKQL is encoded by the coding sequence ATGAAGAAATTTTTAGTGAATGATACGTTTATTGATGAAAAAGAAGTTCAGCTATCGATCTATGACCGTGGTTATCAATTTGGTGATGGAGTATATGAAGTTATTCGGTTTTATGATGGGAAATATTTTAAATTGAAAGAGCATTTAATCCGGTATATTGAAAGTGCAGAAAAAATTGATATCGATACAGAATTTGATTTGGAGCAGCTTGAGATGCTGTTTAATGAACTTTTGGAGCAGAACTCTATAGAAAATGGCTATGTGTATACACAATTAACGAGAGGGAATGCACCAAGAAGTCATATTTATAATAAAGAGGAATTAAAGCCTCAACTTATAGCATATGTGGAAGCAGCAACGAGACCGATCAGCCTCATGCAAAGTGGTGCAACAGCTATCTTACATGAAGATGAAAGATGGACAAAGTGTGATATTAAAAGCTTAAATTTACTTGGTAGTGTATTAGCTAAAACAAAAGCCCACAAAGAAGGTGCATTTGAAGCAATACTACATAGAGGAGATATCGTGACAGAAGGCAGTGTTTCAAATGTATTTGTCTATAAAAATAATAAACTGTATACTTCTCCGGCAGATAATTTTATATTAAATGGTATTACTAGATTAACGATTCTTGATATTGCAAAGGAATTGGGAGTAGATGTTGAAGAAACGTCCATAACAGTAGATTTTTTATTGTCCAGTGATGAGGTGTTTACATCAGCAACCGTATCAGAAATTACACCGATTATTGAAATTAAGGATAAGGGGCTAATTGGAAGTGGAAAACCTGGTGAAGTGACAAAATTGATACAAGCAAAATACGATGAAAAAATTAAACAGCTTTAA